Proteins from a genomic interval of Candidatus Kapaibacterium sp.:
- a CDS encoding 1-acyl-sn-glycerol-3-phosphate acyltransferase, with translation MVKKIVTISRLILIAVVTIFFAFATILLMLFYGKHQFHRLAAVWSKLLLDISGIKVKLNTQEVAYPLSNVVYISNHTSLYDIPVLLSSLKDNARIMYKEELEKIPIFGWCLKMSPFISVKREDPQNAMQSFRHAVQSISDGDSVIIFPEGTRSEDGTLGQFKKGAFLLATKSSKAIVTLAIKGTADVMPKGKFEINPQTVTLTFVKQFDIDYIREAGINTLMNETFDLMKQHLDTEK, from the coding sequence ATGGTAAAAAAAATCGTTACAATATCGCGATTAATTCTGATTGCAGTTGTTACGATTTTCTTTGCATTCGCCACAATATTGCTTATGCTCTTCTATGGCAAACATCAATTTCACCGTCTCGCAGCCGTTTGGTCAAAATTATTGCTCGATATTTCAGGCATAAAAGTCAAATTAAACACTCAAGAAGTGGCATACCCACTTTCAAACGTTGTATATATTTCCAACCATACCTCCCTTTACGATATACCCGTACTTCTTTCCTCGCTGAAAGATAATGCGCGAATAATGTACAAGGAAGAACTCGAGAAAATCCCGATTTTCGGGTGGTGCTTGAAAATGTCACCCTTCATATCGGTCAAAAGAGAAGACCCTCAAAATGCTATGCAAAGCTTTCGCCATGCTGTCCAATCAATTAGTGACGGCGATTCGGTCATAATTTTCCCCGAAGGCACTCGCTCCGAAGACGGCACATTGGGTCAATTCAAAAAAGGTGCCTTCCTGCTGGCCACCAAAAGCAGCAAAGCCATCGTAACGCTTGCAATCAAAGGGACAGCCGATGTAATGCCCAAAGGAAAATTTGAAATCAACCCACAAACTGTTACACTCACATTTGTAAAGCAATTTGACATTGATTATATCCGAGAAGCCGGAATAAACACATTGATGAATGAAACTTTCGATTTGATGAAACAACACCTCGACACCGAGAAATAA
- a CDS encoding thiamine pyrophosphate-dependent enzyme has product MTTAKIIAETLYNLDYRVITYVPGYGANQTFELLNEKFANQLTISYHEEIASAVAAGAAITGTRAAVIIKTHGLLKSMNCIIDVMTSGVNASLLFIIFDDKTGTHSDNIFDIVPIVRGANLPTVVSTPANIQHSLIDSTNKSENSELPCVIVVDAADIESDGAYSEMKHKQCTKPYSRNIYKNLVTPILADYQYQVLQRRIASQPHDDIPKPTLPQMSQLPPEWQRVTEDYIPFFEIFKTIKRDVTVGDTSLPTLFALEPYSCIDITLHMGGSIPTAIGAYLAGYSKAWAVLGDFAFLSCGIIGLQEAINREIPLKIVLFDNGIAGATGGQPVNTALLESLLMPYKDRTTKISLSETRADELNIILFVMAESKKLEILHIKV; this is encoded by the coding sequence ATGACAACAGCCAAAATAATCGCAGAAACTTTGTACAATTTGGATTACCGAGTTATTACATATGTGCCGGGATATGGTGCTAATCAGACATTTGAGCTATTGAACGAAAAATTCGCCAATCAACTCACAATCAGTTATCACGAAGAAATTGCTTCGGCAGTGGCAGCTGGTGCGGCAATTACCGGAACAAGAGCAGCCGTCATCATCAAAACTCACGGTTTGCTCAAATCCATGAACTGCATAATTGATGTGATGACGTCCGGAGTCAACGCTTCGCTCCTATTTATCATTTTCGACGACAAAACCGGCACTCACTCCGACAATATTTTTGATATAGTGCCAATAGTCAGAGGTGCAAATCTTCCGACAGTTGTCTCAACGCCCGCAAACATTCAGCACTCATTGATTGATTCTACCAATAAATCCGAAAATAGCGAACTGCCCTGCGTCATCGTGGTTGATGCAGCAGATATTGAGAGCGATGGCGCATATTCAGAAATGAAACACAAGCAATGCACCAAGCCATACAGCCGCAACATATACAAAAACCTGGTCACGCCAATACTCGCAGATTATCAATATCAAGTCTTGCAACGCCGCATTGCATCGCAACCGCATGATGACATCCCAAAGCCAACATTGCCGCAAATGTCCCAATTGCCGCCCGAATGGCAAAGAGTCACAGAGGATTACATTCCATTTTTCGAGATTTTCAAGACAATAAAACGCGACGTCACAGTCGGCGATACAAGTTTGCCGACCTTGTTCGCACTTGAGCCGTATTCGTGCATTGACATCACGCTCCACATGGGCGGAAGCATACCAACGGCAATCGGAGCATACCTTGCCGGGTATTCCAAAGCGTGGGCAGTGCTGGGAGATTTCGCCTTTTTATCATGCGGCATAATCGGCTTGCAAGAGGCAATCAACCGCGAAATCCCGCTCAAAATAGTGCTTTTCGACAACGGAATCGCCGGAGCCACAGGCGGTCAACCCGTAAACACCGCATTACTTGAGTCATTGCTAATGCCATACAAAGACAGAACCACGAAAATTTCACTCTCCGAAACAAGAGCCGACGAGCTAAACATCATACTTTTCGTGATGGCAGAATCCAAAAAATTGGAAATTTTGCATATAAAAGTGTAA
- a CDS encoding 3-hydroxyacyl-CoA dehydrogenase NAD-binding domain-containing protein yields the protein MINFNKHVAIGIIGAGTMGTGIAQVAATFGHRVVIFDQQKEQLNRSHDNLTRVINRLVEKQKIEQSDGEHILSRISFTNSINDLSSMGLIIEAIVEDLEVKRELFANLEDLVNEHCFLATNTSSLSITSIAAACKIPQRVIGLHFFNPPPLMPLVEIVPGILTSCSVKEVLFNLMKEWGKVPVVAKDTPGFIVNKVARPYYGEALRIYEEGIADIPRIDYAMKRIGKFRMGPFELMDLIGNDVNYKVTETVFREFYYDQRYKPSITQKRYVEAGLYGRKSGKGFYDYMELQNAKLDELEADSKLDSMIFERIIVMLINEAADTLMYNIASKEDIDLAMLNGVNYPKGLFKWADELGLDFVASRLNDLYDMYLEDRYRTSPIIAKMAKTNEKFYPNAKDF from the coding sequence ATGATAAATTTTAACAAACACGTTGCTATCGGCATTATTGGTGCCGGAACTATGGGCACAGGAATTGCACAAGTTGCTGCAACTTTTGGTCATAGAGTCGTTATTTTTGACCAACAAAAAGAGCAATTGAACCGCTCACACGACAATTTGACAAGAGTAATCAACAGGTTAGTCGAAAAACAAAAAATTGAACAAAGCGATGGGGAACATATTCTTTCTCGGATTAGTTTCACAAACTCTATCAATGATTTGTCTTCGATGGGATTAATCATTGAAGCGATTGTGGAAGATTTGGAAGTCAAAAGAGAGCTTTTCGCCAATCTTGAGGATTTGGTGAACGAGCATTGCTTTTTGGCAACGAACACATCGTCGCTTTCGATTACTTCAATAGCAGCCGCTTGCAAAATCCCACAAAGAGTAATCGGGCTGCATTTTTTCAATCCACCACCACTTATGCCATTAGTGGAGATTGTACCCGGCATCTTGACAAGTTGTTCAGTGAAGGAAGTATTATTCAATTTGATGAAAGAATGGGGCAAAGTTCCTGTTGTCGCCAAGGACACTCCCGGATTTATCGTAAACAAAGTTGCTCGACCATACTATGGCGAAGCACTCCGAATTTACGAAGAAGGAATCGCAGACATTCCGAGAATTGATTACGCTATGAAAAGAATCGGCAAATTCCGTATGGGACCATTTGAATTGATGGATTTAATCGGCAATGACGTAAATTACAAAGTCACGGAAACCGTTTTCCGCGAATTTTACTACGACCAACGCTACAAGCCGTCAATCACCCAAAAACGTTATGTCGAGGCAGGATTATACGGGCGAAAATCCGGCAAAGGATTCTATGATTATATGGAATTACAAAATGCCAAATTAGACGAGCTCGAAGCTGACTCAAAACTTGACAGTATGATTTTTGAACGGATAATCGTGATGCTCATCAATGAAGCTGCAGACACTTTAATGTACAATATCGCAAGCAAAGAAGACATTGATTTGGCAATGCTTAACGGTGTAAATTATCCGAAAGGACTGTTTAAATGGGCTGATGAATTAGGATTGGATTTCGTAGCTTCAAGGCTTAATGATTTGTACGATATGTATCTCGAAGACCGTTACAGAACATCACCAATAATCGCGAAAATGGCTAAAACAAATGAAAAGTTTTATCCAAACGCCAAAGACTTTTAG
- a CDS encoding metalloregulator ArsR/SmtB family transcription factor, with protein sequence MKATLLEPAQADLTDIEIEHLSKVFKALSEPSRLKILRCLFAGEKCVTDIINSTGLLQANVSKQLKVLQSCGFLDSRAQGLLRYYTIRDYTILKICHVMCANGLNKN encoded by the coding sequence ATGAAAGCAACTTTATTAGAACCTGCTCAAGCAGACTTGACCGATATCGAAATCGAGCACTTGTCGAAAGTGTTCAAAGCATTATCTGAGCCATCTCGGCTCAAGATTTTAAGATGCTTATTTGCAGGAGAGAAATGTGTAACCGATATTATAAATTCAACAGGGTTGTTACAAGCAAATGTTTCTAAGCAACTCAAGGTGCTCCAATCTTGCGGTTTCTTAGATTCCCGTGCTCAGGGCTTGCTACGATACTATACTATCAGAGATTATACAATTCTTAAGATTTGTCACGTCATGTGTGCTAACGGATTGAATAAAAATTAG